From one Thalassospira lucentensis genomic stretch:
- the dnaG gene encoding DNA primase, translating into MSFPQSFLDDLRARVGLADIVGTSVKLIKRGREYSGLCPFHSEKSPSFTVNEQKGFYHCFGCGAHGDVISFVMNTRGLTFVEAVEVLANQVGMDVPKPSREAQEREKKAKTLYEVMEAACVFYERVLHMPEGREGLEYFRRRGLDDKTIAEFRLGFAPDNRGALKAALKREEFDEPLMIEAGLLIEPEDQGRQTYDRFRGRVMFPILDRRGRVVAFGGRVMGDTKPKYLNSPDTPLFHKGQLLYGLPQAREASQQDAPIIVTEGYMDVIALHRAGFRGAVAPLGTAVTEEQIGELWKMTNEPILCLDGDAAGKRAAVRAAERALPILRPGKSLLFSILPEGEDPDSLMAGTNGFASFRKILDSAVPLAELVWRMDVAGRATDTPERRAALEADIQKRISAIGDDAVRSQYQSMFRDRIWQLFKGDRAKGGGSRPAPGGGYQNKKFSRGGKGGKKDYFWEPAGKAVPGMSRPPMQKRRVVQDCILLVTLINHPHLHEDVGERLGIYTCADSDLDNLRRAVLKLLDGDPGLDSETIKAHLERDGLSETVLRVVGADILAHAAFARPETPLERARAGWEQVFSMAVSSLEDEEAKYAVRQLAADISEEEWERFSHRRDDLARRREKVFKLDD; encoded by the coding sequence ATGAGCTTTCCCCAGTCGTTTCTTGACGATCTGCGGGCGCGCGTCGGACTGGCAGATATTGTCGGTACGTCGGTGAAGCTGATTAAACGCGGCCGGGAATATTCTGGCCTGTGTCCATTCCATTCCGAAAAATCCCCTTCTTTCACGGTCAACGAGCAGAAGGGCTTCTATCACTGCTTTGGCTGTGGCGCGCATGGCGACGTGATCAGTTTTGTGATGAATACCCGCGGCCTGACCTTTGTCGAGGCGGTCGAGGTACTGGCCAATCAGGTCGGCATGGATGTGCCCAAACCATCCCGTGAAGCCCAGGAGCGCGAAAAAAAGGCCAAAACACTTTACGAAGTGATGGAAGCGGCCTGCGTATTTTATGAACGCGTGCTTCATATGCCCGAAGGTCGCGAAGGGCTTGAATATTTTCGTCGTCGCGGTCTTGACGATAAAACGATTGCCGAATTCCGACTGGGCTTTGCACCCGATAATCGTGGTGCGCTGAAGGCAGCGTTAAAGCGCGAGGAATTTGACGAGCCGCTGATGATTGAAGCCGGGCTTCTGATCGAGCCCGAAGATCAGGGCCGTCAGACCTATGACCGGTTCCGGGGTCGCGTGATGTTTCCGATCCTTGATCGAAGGGGCAGGGTTGTTGCCTTTGGCGGGCGTGTCATGGGCGATACCAAGCCAAAGTATCTGAATAGCCCTGATACACCTTTGTTCCACAAGGGCCAGCTTCTTTATGGCTTGCCGCAGGCCCGTGAAGCCAGCCAGCAGGATGCACCGATCATCGTGACCGAGGGTTACATGGATGTGATCGCCCTGCATCGGGCCGGTTTTCGCGGGGCAGTGGCCCCGTTGGGGACAGCGGTAACCGAAGAACAGATCGGCGAGCTTTGGAAAATGACCAACGAGCCGATCCTGTGTCTTGACGGTGATGCGGCGGGCAAGCGCGCGGCGGTGCGTGCCGCCGAGCGTGCCCTTCCCATCCTGCGTCCGGGCAAATCATTACTGTTTTCGATCCTGCCAGAGGGCGAGGACCCCGACAGCCTGATGGCGGGAACAAACGGATTTGCCAGTTTCCGCAAGATACTCGATAGCGCCGTGCCGCTGGCAGAACTGGTATGGCGCATGGATGTCGCCGGGCGGGCAACCGATACACCCGAACGCCGTGCCGCCCTTGAGGCCGACATTCAGAAACGCATTTCGGCAATCGGTGATGACGCGGTCAGATCGCAATATCAGTCGATGTTCCGCGATCGCATCTGGCAATTATTCAAGGGTGATCGCGCAAAAGGCGGGGGATCACGGCCTGCGCCAGGCGGCGGATACCAGAACAAAAAATTCAGCCGGGGTGGCAAAGGCGGAAAAAAAGACTATTTCTGGGAACCGGCAGGTAAAGCCGTTCCGGGGATGTCGCGTCCACCCATGCAAAAACGTCGTGTCGTACAGGACTGTATTTTGCTGGTAACGTTGATAAACCATCCCCACCTGCATGAGGATGTTGGCGAGCGGCTTGGAATCTACACTTGTGCAGACTCCGACCTTGACAATCTTCGTCGTGCCGTCTTAAAGCTGCTTGACGGTGATCCCGGACTTGATTCCGAAACAATCAAGGCCCATTTGGAGCGCGACGGGCTGTCAGAGACAGTATTGCGGGTGGTTGGTGCGGACATTTTGGCGCACGCCGCTTTCGCCAGGCCCGAAACGCCGCTCGAACGGGCTCGTGCGGGTTGGGAACAGGTTTTTTCCATGGCTGTAAGCTCCCTGGAGGACGAAGAGGCAAAATACGCCGTCCGACAGTTGGCAGCAGATATCAGCGAGGAAGAATGGGAAAGATTTTCGCATAGACGCGACGATCTGGCCCGGCGCCGGGAAAAAGTGTTTAAGCTCGACGACTGA
- a CDS encoding GatB/YqeY domain-containing protein, translating to MLRSQLTDALKKAVLEKDAVSVTTVRLILAALKERDIAARGEGNTDGISDEEILTLLQAMVKQRRESIEMYTKGNRPELAAQEAAEIGVIERFLPKQMSDEEIEAAVKGVVTDLGATCLKDMGRTMAALREKYASCMDFGKAGSVAKKLLG from the coding sequence ATGCTGCGATCGCAGCTTACAGACGCTTTGAAAAAGGCCGTCCTCGAAAAGGATGCCGTATCCGTGACCACCGTGCGCCTCATTCTGGCAGCGCTCAAGGAACGCGATATTGCGGCACGCGGCGAGGGGAATACGGATGGTATTTCCGATGAGGAAATCCTGACCCTGCTGCAGGCGATGGTTAAACAGCGTCGCGAAAGCATCGAAATGTACACCAAGGGCAATCGCCCCGAACTTGCAGCGCAGGAAGCCGCCGAGATCGGCGTGATTGAACGGTTCCTGCCCAAACAGATGTCCGATGAAGAAATCGAGGCGGCTGTCAAAGGCGTGGTTACCGACCTTGGCGCGACATGCCTTAAGGATATGGGCCGGACGATGGCGGCGCTTCGCGAAAAATATGCCAGCTGCATGGATTTCGGCAAAGCCGGCAGTGTTGCGAAAAAACTTCTCGGCTGA